The following proteins come from a genomic window of Hydractinia symbiolongicarpus strain clone_291-10 chromosome 2, HSymV2.1, whole genome shotgun sequence:
- the LOC130630323 gene encoding uncharacterized protein LOC130630323 — protein METIKILGFVLKILHVIAADKFEYDFRDIIERLVPTEVILQTLSSSTVTSCYMQCKNTPDCLDVGLSPDLMSKSRGLCYLLRSGFNGVSTAGTKMSLLDDPECCAVRESCFKNNFRCCKRGYVGNLCTSRADFSLHFVFKTASISRPWKRMFPIKALTIAFWIKGALNTTNQTNIVTMSFVNQTYNEISVQYNEGGMLRIQCSFLSDIQTDVPITEPHWSHFAIVLSKTALKVYKNGLLEDTVNLVVTFPDPTAGDVYLGSSCFERGNVTSTATTNSNGFQGQLVHFYVWSRALKDSDVKDVQDVRIDFKGSLQIWGKFRHNTGTGVHIEDYPFNY, from the exons ATGGAAACCATCAAGATACTTGgatttgttttgaaaatcttGCATGTTATCGCTGCAGATAAATTTGAATATGACTTCAGAGACATCATCGAAAGACTCGTACCAACTGAAGTAATCTTGCAAACATTATCCTCTTCAACTGTTACGTCTTGTTATATGCAGTGCAAAAACACACCAGACTGCCTTGATGTTGGTTTATCTCCAGATCTTATGTCTAAATCGCGTGGACTGTGTTACCTTTTGCGGTCTGGTTTCAATGGAGTTTCCACAGCAGGAACTAAAATGTCTTTGTTGGACGAT CCGGAATGCTGTGCCGTCCGTGAATCATGTTTTAAGAACAATTTTCGGTGTTGCAAGCGAGGATATGTTGGAAACCTGTGTACATCTA GGGCAGACTTCTCGCTGCACTTCGTTTTCAAAACTGCGAGCATTAGTCGCCCATGGAAGCGTATGTTTCCCATAAAAGCTTTGACAATTGCTTTCTGGATAAAAGGAGCTTTGAATACAACAAATCAGACGAACATCGTTACCATGTCATTTGTAAATCAGACTTACAATGAAATAAGTGTTCAGTATAATGAGGGGGGTATGCTGCGGATCCAATGCTCATTTCTGAGTGACATTCAGACG GATGTACCCATTACCGAACCGCATTGGTCGCACTTTGCAATAGTTCTGAGCAAAACAGCATTAAAGGTATATAAAAACGGGTTACTTGAGGACACTGTTAATTTGGTGGTCACTTTTCCAGATCCTACAGCTGGTGATGTTTACCTTGGAAGCTCTTGTTTTGAAAGAGGAAATGTTACTTCTACTGCAACAACAAACAGTAATGGGTTTCAAGGACAGCTCGTTCATTTTTATGTTTGGAGCAGAGCATTAAAAGATTCCGATGTTAAAGATGTTCAAGATGTACGAATAGATTTTAAGGGTAGCCTGCAGATATGGGGTAAATTTAGACATAACACTGGTACTGGCGTTCACATTGAAGATTATCCATTTAATTATTGA
- the LOC130630005 gene encoding uncharacterized protein LOC130630005, producing the protein MFLSYSLFVLELKRNGWWKYFLDYCKFQRKRISHSLRISFLENCLRANIIPKFLKFRIPENGCFDDRIVEDFQLRLLRKELFKAKGEQQSVNEKLTKSRNALKQKINIKLLPSLILHIRIHNRLHEKEHTDKLNDKLTRLSSEQDKPLFTVDNTVICYQLDKNPPKYVLDTLALGPRNAVLGKFNKNDVLTELDDLIRFCRGQKVEEDVITDMNIKTLAYIKRCSKQKGSRNLQLTNRYLKENNLVALPFDKGIGICIMKVETYNNKMSEITDLPQFEKLVGRRKNEKHPMLKEEERVLSMLKLLKEDNKISDALYDKMKPVGSQPPRLYGLAKVHKKDTPVRPVLSMPGSTYYKIGNQVSKWLSVVKECNINSSTKEISDLLSQIQLNTNEELVSFDIKSLYTNVPLDEAINDCTELLLSGKYEQPPVDKETFKTLVSLCSRDVVLLSHDGYYKEIDGLAMGSPPAPLLANGWLSKFDSILKDDAVLYSRYMDDVLRNIERNRIDEKLLQINDRHPSLKFTIEKEGKNTSIPFLDMLIIRSNNNLSSTWYTKATDTGLTMNFHSLAPRKYKRSVVSGLVHRIHRACSTWSNFHQSLEKG; encoded by the coding sequence ATGTTTTTATCTTATTCGTTATTTGTATTGGAATTGAAACGAAATGGCTGGTGGAAATATTTTCTTGACTACTGTAAATTTCAACGAAAGAGAATAAGTCACAGCCTGCGTATCAGTTTTTTAGAGAATTGTTTAAGAGCGAATATTATCCCAAAGTTTCTGAAGTTTCGAATACCAGAAAATGGTTGTTTCGACGATAGAATAGTAGAAGACTTTCAACTACGACTCTTGAGAAAGGAATTGTTTAAAGCTAAAGGTGAACAACAATCTGTTAACGAGAAACTGACGAAATCTAGAAACGCTTTAAAACAGAAAATCAACATAAAGCTTTTACCATCACTTATACTTCATATAAGAATTCATAACAGACTACATGAAAAAGAACATACTGACAAATTAAATGATAAACTCACTAGACTATCAAGTGAACAAGATAAACCGTTATTTACCGTTGATAACACTGTGATCTGTTACCAGTTAGACAAAAATCCGCCAAAATACGTTTTGGACACGTTAGCCCTGGGTCCGAGAAATGCTGTACTTGGAAAGTTTAATAAGAATGACGTTCTTACAGAGCTTGATGATCTGATTAGATTTTGCAGAGGACAAAAGGTGGAAGAAGATGTCATTACTGATATGAATATTAAAACACTAGCATATATCAAAAGATGCAGTAAACAAAAAGGATCCAGAAATTTGCAATTGACGAATAGATACCTTAAAGAGAATAACCTCGTTGCGCTACCTTTCGATAAGGGCATCGGAATTTGCATCATGAAAGTAGAAACGTAcaataataaaatgagtgaaaTCACCGATTTACCTCAATTTGAAAAACTCGTCGGGAGAAGGAAGAATGAGAAGCACCCAATgcttaaagaagaagaaagagttTTATCCATGTTAAAGTTGTTGAAAGAAGATAATAAAATCTCGGACGCATTGTACGATAAGATGAAACCAGTAGGAAGCCAACCGCCACGTCTATATGGCCTAGCGAAGGTACATAAGAAAGATACACCAGTTCGACCAGTACTTTCCATGCCTGGCTCAACCTACTATAAAATTGGTAATCAAGTTTCAAAATGGTTATCTGTTGTAAAGGAGTGCAATATCAATTCCTCAACAAAGGAAATTTCTGATCTGTTATCTCAAATTCAACTTAATACGAACGAAGAACTAGTTAGTTTTGATATAAAGTCTTTGTATACAAACGTTCCGCTTGATGAAGCCATAAATGATTGCACCGAGCTTTTACTTTCTGGTAAATACGAACAGCCTCCGGTAGATAAAGAAACCTTTAAAACCTTAGTCTCTTTGTGCAGTCGTGACGTAGTTTTATTATCACACGATGGTTATTACAAGGAAATCGATGGCTTAGCTATGGGCAGCCCACCAGCTCCACTTCTCGCTAATGGTTGGCTAAGCAAGTTTGACTCTATCCTCAAAGACGATGCTGTACTGTATTCAAGGTATATGGATGATGTTTTGAGAAACATAGAACGTAATAGAATTGACGAAAAACTTCTACAAATTAACGACCGGCATCCGTCACTCAAATTTACCATTGAAAAAGAAGGGAAGAATACGTCTATACCTTTTCTGGATATGTTAATTATTCGTTCAAATAACAATTTATCATCGACATGGTACACGAAAGCTACCGATACAGGCCTGACGATGAACTTTCATTCACTGGCACCACGGAAATATAAACGGTCAGTCGTATCCGGCCTAGTTCATCGAATACATCGAGCGTGTAGCACATGGTCGAATTTTCACCAAAGTCTAGAAAAAGGTTAA